The genomic region ATAGTGGAAAACCATTGGTAATatacttattttattattgaatttatcataATTGTTTTATGTTTCAGCTGTGTTGATAATGGTAGTAGCTACTATCATAGTGTTCgctttgttttcaattttcgacaTACTCATGCTTGTTGGAGTCTATAAAGTGAGTACTGAATGAGGCCTATGCTATACAAAAATATACCTATTCACTCATATCTATTGTAAgacttataaaaataattattttcaaattgatcaaCATTTAATAGCCTTATGAAAATTAAGatttaataattgatctttagaCTACAatttcaactattatttttcattttatgttgGATTTCTGATAAAAATGAGATGAGCAAGTCTTAAGTTaggtttacactatgtagcagaCCTACATGTAGCAcagctatatagctctgctataagttCAGAAAGTGACAATGGAGATCTGCTATATAGCCCGGCTATATAGCAATTTTAAGTCTATTTTCTCTGCCatatagcagaaaatgagctTTCCAAAATTTTGGATAGCATACAGCAGAACCATATGTAGCTCATATAGTGTACCATAGTGAACCATAGTGTACTCCTCATGTCACACATACTTGCTCAGAATACATATGTCAAAATTTCAGCCTACATCTACGATTAAATAGCATTATGTTTAAAGGTCAATGGTACTGTATTCTAGAGTATAGAAGGAGTTCTTATGGACTCCTGAATGAGGTAGTCTTATGGACTCTGAATGAAGGATAGGAGTTCTTCACTATGGAATTTCACcacattttgataaatttttcctttcattgtcaagtggattattctagagttcattcaataagtattatattGAGATACATTGCTAATATCTACACTCTATTAGAAATACAATAGAAgaaatcattaatattacccagaatgagttgaatgttattttaaaaaatgaatattataaattcacAATTCAGTTACCGGTACCGTACATCTCAGTTGGTATTgctaaattgaaatttgagctTCAAGAACCAACTGGTACCTTACTACCAGTCTGGCAGCATTTTGGTTGTATCAATAGTTGCATCGAAATATAGATAGGTAATTATATCTGATGAAATGATTAATCAGGCACCTACATTCTTGTCTCTCTCAATAATAAGTGTAATACATTGATGGTTTCTATGCAATGaaagttgaaataaaataattaaatggcATAAATAAATGGTTGAAGGCCTTGCGGTGCTCATGATAATCTCAAAAATCAACCACATATTTTTTTCAGAGGCGACCCTCATTCATGTTTCCATGGATCATTGTTCAAGTGATTTACATCATCCTCATCTTGATTGGAGCAATCAGTGCAGTTCTATAACGGCAATAATTGGAAGCTTGATATCTGCTTGTGAGTATCAAAAGctgaaacaatacaatacattttttaactaaTCCAATAAGTtatcaaaatagaataaatttcatagaaaatttgttAGTTTTCAGATATGAGTGGCTAAAGTAGATTTTTCAACTGAGTCATTTTGGATTCGTTAGCAAATaaattcaagatttcaaggacACATATCATCGAATGACATAAGCTACCTACTTAATCTTATCATAATATCAATTTTAGAGGAATTCTACTAGAATATTTTAACGACGGCTCTgtgtttcaaatcaataaaacaaaaaaatagaatatcaaatCAATGGGTGAAACTCATCTCATTGGGACATGGGACGGTCAAGCGAGAACAATACAACTGCAATACCCTTTGGCAGGTAGATTTAGCACATTTTCGACCCTTGTGCAATGAAGCATATGCCCCCTCCTGTTATGTTTAGTAACTTTATTCGACACTTAGCATTTAGAATTCTACTTATATTTGGAAAGATAGAGCTCATTTAGAAAAATGGTTCGACTTCATCATCATGGAACATAATTTTGAGccaattcaaatattatcaaagaACAATTATAGTACAGCTTTACTATTCTACTATCTAATAACAGAATATCTATACTATGTAGAGTAGTATAGGTAGAGTCGTAGAGAGTTCAAGGTATGGTATATAATACAGTGTAGTagactataatataatagtcatagaatgaaaaaaaaaacattaggaCAAGGCTCTTTGGGCCGCTGATTCAATGGATTTATTGGGcagttttattatattatgtcaaACAATTCATGTTTTTTATGGCTCAGAGTAATAGGACTTGAGCATCACTACATAGTGGCCCAGCACAAGTGCGTTTACAATTATTGTGATTGTTAAGGATATATCAATGTGTAATGCTAGTTTTTaagtttataaaaattatcatagtAGACCAAAGACTTGAAGAAAATACTCTATTTATGATGAACTTACAAgtttatacatttgaatatataaaaCTAATTTCATGTGctacttgatatttttcaaacgatacatatgtatacatatgtatatatgtatacacATGTCGAGTTGTAAGTTGTGGACCAGAGTGTTGGGTTTTGgcgtaaattttgaaaatatattatttttgctaATTTATCTGGATGGGGGCTATGTGGAGTGTTAATCCCAGATTTGTAGCTTActacaaatcaattaatatttccaaTACTAAGTAACGATCAGCATCATAATGATCAcctccaaaattgaaaaaatcaacttaGATATTCAATATTGCAGATCCTGGATGGAATGactcattttttattaaatagaatagaatgactccTTCATTTTAATgtcgtggcgaagtttggacattagtgtccactctaccactcaaccacgGTGTTTGTGGATGTCATGTTTAATGgcgaaataaagtttttgagtcagtgaagtagtattttctattcaagTGGGATTTTGTCTGGCTGATATTAATATTGCCAAATTAGcgttgttgaaaaatatgaagcAAGCTACACAGTAAACTTCAAAAGATAAATTTGCTGAAATCTTACCAATCATAACTTTGGTTATGAGAAGGCCCTTGAATGGTTTTTCTCTATCTCATGGTCGTCCTTGCGTTGAACTCTTTTCCACGAAAAGTATATGGCAACGAAGGGTCACCAGCTTCCCCATGATACTCGTGATTGTGCGCCCCTTCAAAGCTGTATCGGCGCATGACGCGACATACGTCTCCTTTGAACAATGAAAAAGCAATATATTTTAGTTGGatgataatatcaaaattaaagTATTCTCAAAGGGATCAAGTATATCTATCTGATGAATCATAATGTAAcctttgttttttacaatttccaaAAAACTCTATCAAATAACTTAGAAAGCAGATTATGTATGTAGATCATTTTTGTTCTAAGTGCTTAGTTCTGTTTCATTTAGTGGAAtttaacctagcgccgcagtgcaggatggtttctcacagcttggcgttgttgtcatttgagatgggtgtctgacTTGGAGGtatttcggccgcattgcaggatgactgttaacggttgccggaagatcaacagctgggtttttttcgttatttttcgtgatagagaaaattctgattgcagattcgttctcagcgaccccaagtttagcctgaaggctcagaatgtatttaaataattaaaaatcatcatgaaaagtcattaatatggaagtacaccacgtttctggaaactttttactggtgactggagttattattgattataggtagcacaaaaatagaaataatcgtgagaaagaaaactgctgatgaacgcgaataagaccgtcactccattgttctattgtctcggctgcttggctgagcctggctggagggatcaaataacagactggtttgatctttcgtctgtccactaggcggaactacgccgaacATTGCTTGGTGGAAgacgttactgcggccgctcgcattcccaccaacgctgctattatttgctgtctcagcgcctagtccgagtcagacaagcatccagcctgcactgcggagctaggtttatAGTTAcggcaaaaaataatatttttgaagtaggggtttaaattcaagattgaatacaaaaaaaataatagctagtgatttgaaaaaatttggaATGCTGAAGATTTGACAAAAATCATAGGCTCTGATACTCTTATACCGATTGAAATAAGAGACTAAAATATATAACCCAAATTTGTGGGCTATCGTATGATGACCGGTAAAAAATATAAGCTTGTTCAGTCCTCTAGCTCATTACAGCCTATCAGGTCAGGTAGAATTCAACTAGTCAACCAAAATGAATTAACTGAACCTACCTAATATAGGTAGAAAAGACAGAACGCAAGCTAgatctataaaatataataataatgtgtatTTTCTCCAAGCTACTCTATAGTAGATATACTTTTATCAGTCTATGATTCAAACTTccataaataaagtaatattATTGTGTACTTACATTGATAATAGAAGATCAAGTgacttcaaaacaaataaattccCGGATAAAACACTGTAGTTCAGAATATTATCATCAAGTCCAAAGAGGTAGACTTCGGACTATAGCCTAATATACATacacaaagatttcaaatacggCATTATTAATAATCAAGTCAGTACTTTTTCTCTTGTGGTTTATTAGCTAATTGCTTTTGCAAAGCAAGTGTGGCAGTTAAATAGTGGAAAACCATTGGTAATatacttattttattattgaatttatcataTTGTTTTATGTTTCAGCTGTGTTGATGATGGTAGTGGCTACTATCATAGTGTTCgctttgttttcaattttcgacaTACTTATGCTTGTTGGAGTCTATAAAGTGAGTACTGAATGAGGCCTATGCTATACAAAAATATACCTATTCACTCATATCTATTGTAAGacttatacaaataattattttcaaattgatcaaCATTTAATAGCCTTATGAAAATTAAGATTTAATAATTGATCTATAGACTACAatttcaactattatttttcattttatgttgGATTTCTGATAAAAATGAGATGAGCAAGTCAGTTaggtttacactatgtagcagaCCTAAATGTAGCAcagctatatagctctgctacaagttcaGAAAGTGACACTGGAGATCTGCTATATAGCAATTTTAAGTCTATTTTCTCTGCCCtatagcagaaaatgagctTTCCAAAATTTTGGATAGCGTACAGTAGAACCATATGTAGCTCATATAGTGTACCATAGTGAACCATAGTGTACTCCTTATGTCACACATACTTGCTCAGAATACATATGTCAAAATTTCAGCTTACATCTATGATTAAATAGCATTATGTTTAAAGGTCAATGGTACTGTATTCTAGAGTATAGAAGGAGTTCTTATGGACTCCTGAATGAAGGTAGTCTTATGGACTCCTGAATGAAGGATAGGAGTTCTTCACTATGGAATTTCACcacattttgataaatttttcctttcattgtcaagtggattattctagagttcattcaataagtattatattGAGATACATTGCTAATATCTACACTCTATTAGAAATACAATAGAAgaaatcattaatattacccagaatgagttgaatgttattttaaaaaatgtatattataaatTCACAATTCAGTTACCGGTACCGTACATCTCAGTTGGTATTgctaaattgaaatttgagctTCAAGAATCAACTGGTACCTTACTACCAGTCTGGCAGCATTATGGTTGTATCAATAGTTGCATCGAAATATAGATAGGTAATTATATCTGATGAAATGATTAATCAGGCACCTACATTCTTGTCTCTCTCAATAATAAGTGTAATACATTGATGGTTTCTATGCAATGaaagttgaaataaaataattaaatggcATAAATAAATGGTTGAAGGCCTTGCGGTGCTCATGATAATCTCAAAAATCAACCACATATTTTTTTCAGAGGCGACCCTCATTCATGTTTCCATGGATCATTGTTCAAGTGATTTACATCATCCTCATCTTGATTGGAGCAATCAGTGCAGGTTCTATAACGGCAATAATTGGAAGCTTGATATCTGCTTGTGAGTATCAAAAGCTaaacaattacaatacattttttaactaaTCCAATAAGTtatcaaaatagaataaatttcatagaaaatttgttAGTTTTCAGATATGAGTGGCTAAAGTAGATTTTTCAACTGAGTCATTTTGGATTCGTTAGCAAATaaattcaagatttcaaggacACATATCATCGAATGACATAAGCTAACCTACTTAATCTTATCATAATATCAATTTTAGAGGAAAGAAATTATCCcacttttcaaaaaatatataattaaaatagAGTAGTAATTcctttatatttatgtttgagATTAACAATAGATGAGACTGTTAGGTTTTCAATGCATGATAGTCATCAGAGAATATGAACTATAAAACAACTTGATAAAACTAAAATTGTTTCAATgtatgatagaattcataaagaAAACAATACATATCTGAGTAGAGGAAATGCAATATCTTTTTTGATTTGTCGGTGAGTACAGTAGgattgtattaatttttttatacagAACTTATATGATTAATTGGTTATGTTACAGGTATCACCATCTACTTCCTACTAGTTGTCAACAGCCATTACCATGAATTGAGATCAGGGATAACCGGAATGTAGAAAACGTATCATGTGCATATTAATTAAGCTTTGATACAAGTGATACAACAAAAACTACCTTTCAACTTTTCATAATTTGTATCTAATAACGATTCCATTATATTTCATGAAACGTCCCATGATAAGTTCAGCTAAGAACATGACTCGTTCTATTAAACtgctattttaaataaattgaaaaacttcaatatCTCTTCTcttaataaatacaaatataatctCTTCTCTTcgccatatatatatataagtactATATAATAATGGTGAAACCTAATGGAAAGTAAACATATAAGAGAAGAGATTGAAGTGTTTCaagatatttaaacattaaaatagCAATATACTTGATAGATTATTTGGTAAGTCTATTGTAAAGGCATGTCTGAAATGGATGTAACATACACCGTGTTTTATATTCATCTCTGACATGCTTTTATAATAGTCTCCCCAAATAGGTATAGAGGGATCCAGTTTCAACTGCCAGTTTTCcctataaataaaatcaatctttTCTATTCATGTAATACTGACCATTTAAAGTAAATCTCATTATAGATCTATTATAATGCTGAATTGCATCAAGCTAAATCACTTTTTAATCAGGGATCAGAGCAATGTTACATATTACATGTATGATCAGCAGATTAATAATAGGTCACTGTTTTTCAACCGAGCAAAATTTTACCTCAATAACCTGTACTATACCAATCTGGATGAAATagtgaaatttatttaataggttattaattgaatataatactcaatacattatttttattgaatatcaaCAATTTACATCGCTATTCTGATTTATATTCACTTGGAGaccaattatttaaatatatctGATCATGCTTACGTAGTCATACATCATTGACCCCGATTAAAATGTGTCACAAATGAAGTAATCAAAGCTTAGCTGCAATGAAGCGCTATAGTGTGatacatttttctcattttagTACAGCaccaaaaaatattgttttctctCAGAAAACGTCCGATGCCAATCAGTGTTTTTTTAATAGGTAAATGATTGATTACTGGGTTTTTAATTAAGGTTTCTTGACTGCTGGAAAATTGTACTTGTAAGGTACCATATCACTGTATATgactgtataatattattgaattctgcattcactTCCTAAGATGATTACGTATATTGTGAATACTAATAACCTAGCGGTAATAACCAAGCAGCTACAGTATAATTCTAGAATTTTATTGAGTGTTATAAGTTTAAGAATTTTTAGGATAATTAATCTAATCGtacaagtgaattttgcaataccaatacttatattttataattgggGAAATAGAAACGAGTTGAGTCAAACAGCTTTATATACAAACATTTTAAGACtgagtaatttttgaaattattgtcaatCTTCTATTTCTTGAGAATCAAATGTTTTGTTAATTTGAATACAAGAACAATATAACATTACTAATTAATTTGCAATTGTTTTATTCTTTTCGATCGAAAAGATCGAAATCCTTTCTCGAAAATAGTATTATCTATCTgtgttataatataaaaatcatgCATTTTATGTATTtaggtgaataaatttgaatagaataagatagtagactatgaataaaaatttcatattatttttacacCACATTCTTATATACAGATTCTTAAATTCTACTACTCGCTGTATTTGGACTTGATCAAGTTACTAGTTGCTTTATTTTGTAATGCTACCCTGTTCATGTGGTTATATGAGATAACTCCAAGTTGGAAACGTACATCgtaatacataataaataaaccaaatttttcataattctatATCTTACAGATAAAAAATATTcgtgtaaaattaataattaattaaataaaataaaaattaatacttAAGAACTTTTAACAATAGAGAATCGCGCCTTATCATATTTTGAATCTCGAAGAATCTTCTTTCATTTTCCAaataaatttcacaataataagATGAATTATTTACTTTATGCTCGACCATCAAACGCTACCTTAAATTTAATCAACTACCAGTGTTCATGTGTGTAAACTGGTGGATCGCCCAAATATACCAAAAAATTAAATCTAGAAATTAAACTAAGATGTATTCTGCTAAAAGTA from Nilaparvata lugens isolate BPH chromosome 11, ASM1435652v1, whole genome shotgun sequence harbors:
- the LOC111048101 gene encoding uncharacterized protein LOC111048101 codes for the protein MVLPRLEQSICGFSLETGSKIIGYFSLINRALFMTSTIVKEEGNNGGGKADASTVLMMVVATIIVFALFSIFDILMLVGVYKRRPSFMFPWIIVQVIYIILILIGAISAGSITAIIGSLISACITIYFLLVVNSHYHELRSGITGM